The DNA segment GACCGCGGCGAAGAAGACCACGGCCAAGAAGACGGCTGCGAAGAAGACCACCACCGCCAAGAAGGCCACGGCGAAGAAGACCGCCACCAAGAAGGCGACGACCAAGAAGGCGACGGCCAAGAAGACCGCTGCCGCCGAGGAGTCGTCGGTGGCCGAGGGCGCGGCGTAAGCCGCTCCGGCGGTGCCCCGGGTGTCGCACCCGGGGCACCGCCGGAGGCCCGGACAGCAGGGCCGGGTCCCGGACCGTCGCGGCGGTCCGGGGCCGGTTTGACCCCCTGGTCAAGGCCCCGTAACCTTGACCGTCGGTGTCTGTGACACCAAACCCCTGAGCACACACCTCTCGGTCCGCCGAGGGAGGCCGCTCGTCCTTCGGATTCCACGGGCCCTATCCCGAGCCCGTGTGAGCGGCTGGCATCAGAGGATCCGTTTCTAGCGAAAGAGAGTTCCGCGTGTACGCGATCGTGCGCACCGGCGGACGCCAGCAGAAGGTTGCTGTTGGCGACGTCATCGAGGTTGACCGTATTTCCACCAGCAAGGTCGGCGACACCGTCGAGCTCTCGACGCTGCTGGTCGTCGACGGCGACTCGGTCACCAGCGACCCGTGGGTCCTGGC comes from the Streptomyces angustmyceticus genome and includes:
- the rplU gene encoding 50S ribosomal protein L21, coding for MYAIVRTGGRQQKVAVGDVIEVDRISTSKVGDTVELSTLLVVDGDSVTSDPWVLAGVKVQGEVVDHHKGDKIRIQKYKNKTGYKKRIGHRQLHTALKITGIDAPAK